In Rheinheimera sp. MM224, one DNA window encodes the following:
- a CDS encoding PLP-dependent aminotransferase family protein, whose amino-acid sequence MGYKEIYQRYTQSILAGTLKPGEKVPSIRVLAEDLGVAKKTVEAAYDILIGEGYLVSRGARGTIVNPELFIKKQPAETSQLVLEDKSLKQIIDLRDNKGYFRLGIPSLDEFPYKKWLLLSGKAVRAMRPEEMLNLPIMGYPPLRQAIANYLNISRGLNCKPEQIFITSGYKSSIALILQTLSVQNDKCIFEDPGYFFGQKLLKRIVHNLHYASVDAQGLNVEYLLQHHHDAKFVITSPAHHSPLAVTLSLPRRQQLLQWAMQTKAWVIEDDYDGEFHYTKKVIPALKSQDTDDRVIYVGTFSKTIMPSMRVSYIVMPTELIGKFKETGEIIETSQPLLPQKILTLFLSEGHFFKHLKKMRALYQQRRMMVYSALETVYPGLFAYEHTDGGMHIVVFLKQGVQDVQLAELWNSFNLQVFPLSGWYSQKNKRYGLVIGYTNIKSEQEAIAALSLAYKDTMALFN is encoded by the coding sequence ATGGGCTATAAAGAAATTTATCAGCGTTATACTCAGAGCATTCTGGCAGGCACTTTAAAACCCGGCGAAAAAGTCCCTTCAATCCGGGTATTGGCAGAAGATTTGGGCGTTGCGAAAAAGACAGTCGAAGCGGCGTACGATATCTTAATTGGTGAGGGTTATCTGGTCAGTCGTGGCGCACGTGGCACTATAGTCAACCCGGAGCTTTTTATAAAAAAGCAGCCCGCTGAAACGTCGCAATTAGTGCTAGAAGACAAAAGCTTAAAACAAATTATCGACCTGCGGGATAACAAAGGCTATTTCCGTCTCGGTATTCCGTCTTTAGATGAATTTCCCTATAAAAAATGGCTGTTGTTATCCGGTAAAGCCGTTCGCGCTATGCGACCAGAGGAAATGCTGAACCTTCCTATTATGGGCTATCCGCCTTTGCGCCAGGCTATTGCTAATTATCTGAATATCTCACGGGGTTTAAATTGCAAGCCGGAGCAAATTTTTATCACCAGCGGCTATAAAAGCAGTATTGCGTTAATTCTGCAGACGCTGAGTGTGCAAAATGACAAATGTATATTCGAAGACCCAGGCTACTTTTTTGGCCAAAAGCTGCTGAAACGTATAGTTCACAACCTGCATTACGCTTCTGTCGATGCTCAGGGTTTAAATGTCGAGTATTTATTACAGCATCATCATGACGCTAAGTTTGTGATCACAAGCCCTGCTCACCACAGCCCTTTGGCGGTCACTTTATCTTTACCGAGGCGCCAGCAACTGCTGCAGTGGGCTATGCAGACCAAAGCCTGGGTGATTGAAGATGACTACGATGGCGAGTTTCACTACACCAAAAAAGTGATACCAGCCCTGAAAAGTCAGGACACTGACGACAGAGTGATTTATGTTGGCACTTTTAGTAAAACCATTATGCCGTCGATGCGGGTCAGCTACATAGTGATGCCAACAGAGCTTATCGGAAAGTTTAAAGAAACCGGCGAAATTATCGAAACCAGCCAGCCTTTGTTGCCGCAGAAAATCCTCACCTTGTTTTTAAGCGAAGGCCACTTTTTTAAGCATCTGAAAAAAATGCGCGCTTTGTATCAGCAACGGCGAATGATGGTGTACAGCGCTTTGGAAACTGTTTATCCGGGCTTGTTTGCGTATGAACATACCGACGGTGGCATGCATATAGTGGTGTTTTTAAAACAGGGGGTTCAGGATGTGCAGCTCGCTGAACTATGGAACTCCTTCAACCTGCAGGTGTTTCCGCTATCAGGCTGGTATTCACAAAAAAATAAGAGGTATGGCCTGGTGATAGGCTACACCAATATCAAGTCAGAACAGGAAGCCATAGCGGCGTTAAGCCTTGCTTACAAAGACACTATGGCATTGTTTAATTAG